From a single Maylandia zebra isolate NMK-2024a linkage group LG3, Mzebra_GT3a, whole genome shotgun sequence genomic region:
- the LOC143416918 gene encoding butyrophilin-like protein 10, with product MSAVSVSLGSTLLFFSVFVFVSAVQINITAESGQDVALPCRVTNKITAVEWSRAGLGQKNVFLFQDGRFVPNNQHPSYKNRVALRGMKDGDASLIVKKATTADSGTYKCLFKIAETRSWKNITINLRIPPDGSGPGGTGSIGVIVGLIVAGVAVAAGLSFCRKQKPQSPDSFQPPDDQD from the exons ATGTCTGCTGTCAGTGTCTCGCTCGGCTCAACTTTGCTGTTTTTCAGCGTCTTCGTGTTCGTCTCTGCAG tcCAGATAAACATCACAGCCGAGTCTGGGCAGGACGTCGCGCTTCCATGTCGAGTTACCAATAAGATCACAGCTGTAGAGTGGAGCAGAGCTGGCCTGGGacagaaaaatgtctttttgttcCAGGATGGGCGTTTTGTTCCAAACAACCAGCATCCATCATATAAGAACCGAGTGGCTCTCAGAgggatgaaggatggagacgcgTCTTTGATTGTGAAGAAAGCGACCACTGCTGACTCTGGAACATACAAGTGTCTTtttaaaatagcagaaacacgTTCATGGAAAAACATCACCATCAATCTGAGAattcctccag atGGATCAGGACCGGGTGGAACTGGATCTATTGGAGTGATAGTTGGCCTGATAGTTGCAGGTGTGGCTGTTGCTGCTGGTTTATCGTTCTGCAGAAAACAAAAGCCACAGAGTCCGGATTCCTTCCAGCCTCCCGATGATCAGGACTAG